A region from the Aegilops tauschii subsp. strangulata cultivar AL8/78 chromosome 5, Aet v6.0, whole genome shotgun sequence genome encodes:
- the LOC109738243 gene encoding putative F-box protein At4g22660, with protein MSIGMEPPAGHLAAESSPPVTVMSRRRSVDGLLLLPRPYRVCSCPVSAPSPPLPGTGAHLGEAKRFHLSSANNSKKSESFPELIHILIPQAPGNQPLLISFAYSDLPHLFESGVKQPRLVTYKYKYSHKSLPAPPKLLFCKHCSRSSSSSMTYYNPMEDPSSVDTIFNFWGLPIHTTNLDLRSLVFRVLPQLLGLSPPSSMNILKTPPLLIEATLPELPEDILMRIFATLEIPDLIRAGAVCTFWRSAYTSLRTLGKHKQPQTPCLFYTAESSSENVACLYSLVEKRVYRLTLPEPPLHTRFLIGSSLGLLVTVDERSEMHLVNPITGQQIALPSVTTMQHVKPICDDSGAVHKYAYSKHTAKKVIYPPKVIAPAALREVFHQKALLFYDTPTGSYIVVLIHMPFGQLSFARVGDDKWTWLPPHTDYFDCTYKDGLLYAATLLGEVHTFDLSGPAVTMNTIMGVDDDDLEIQGAYILEAPWGSLLLVWRLKVYSGNQNDISALTLHTKGIKIHEVDVAAKKLVEIDCLHGHVLFLGHNQSLCLSTKECPALKENRVYFTDDNEYIAVHKDNRRDIGLLRLDNNSWESLVFPQLWSNWPAPVWITPNITMMKLSLNN; from the coding sequence ATGTCGATCGGCATGGAACCACCGGCTGGCCACCTCGCCGCAGAATCCTCCCCTCCTGTGACTGTGATGAGCCGGCGGCGCTCTGTGGAtgggctcctcctcctccccaggCCATACCGAGTCTGCTCCTGTCCGGTTAGTGCTCCTTCTCCCCCCCTTCCCGGAACCGGAGCACATCTCGGAGAAGCAAAGAGGTTCCATCTTTCCTCCGCAAACAACAGCAAAAAGTCGGAATCTTTTCCGGAGTTGATCCATATTCTGATTCCACAAGCCCCAGGCAATCAACCTCTGTTGATTTCCTTTGCCTACTCGGATCTGCCTCACCTATTCGAATCAGGGGTGAAGCAGCCTCGATTGGTCACCTATAAATATAAATATAGCCACAAGTCTCTTCCTGCTCCACCCAAGTTGCTATTTTGCAAGCATTGCAGCAGAAGCAGTTCGTCTTCCATGACATACTATAATCCCATGGAAGACCCTAGTAGTGTAGACACGATATTCAACTTCTGGGGGCTCCCTATACACACCACGAATTTGGATTTGCGCTCCCTGGTCTTCCGAGTTTTACCTCAGCTGCTGGGTCTCTCTCCTCCCAGCTCAATGAATATTCTCAAGACACCACCACTACTGATAGAGGCTACACTCCCGGAGCTACCAGAGGACATCTTGATGCGCATCTTTGCCACCCTTGAGATCCCTGACCTCATACGTGCCGGCGCTGTCTGCACCTTTTGGCGCTCTGCCTACACCTCCCTGCGCACACTCGGCAAGCACAAGCAGCCCCAGACTCCCTGTCTGTTCTACACCGCTGAATCTTCTAGCGAGAATGTTGCGTGTCTCTACAGCCTCGTGGAGAAGAGGGTTTACAGGCTAACTCTCCCGGAGCCGCCTCTCCACACTAGGTTTTTGATCGGGTCCTCTCTTGGCTTGCTGGTCACCGTCGATGAGAGATCTGAAATGCACCTCGTCAATCCGATCACTGGTCAACAGATTGCTCTCCCTTCAGTGACCACGATGCAGCACGTGAAGCCCATTTGTGATGACTCGGGTGCTGTCCACAAGTATGCATACTCAAAGCACACGGCAAAGAAAGTTATCTACCCTCCAAAGGTAATTGCTCCAGCTGCCCTGCGGGAAGTCTTCCATCAGAAGGCTCTTTTGTTTTATGATACACCCACAGGGAGCTACATAGTGGTGCTCATCCACATGCCGTTTGGTCAGCTATCCTTTGCAAGGGTAGGGGACGACAAGTGGACCTGGCTGCCACCTCACACTGATTATTTTGACTGCACCTACAAGGATGGGCTACTGTATGCAGCGACTCTATTGGGAGAAGTTCACACCTTTGATCTTAGTGGGCCTGCTGTTACAATGAACACTATTATGGGTGTGGATGATGACGATTTAGAAATTCAGGGAGCATACATTCTTGAAGCTCCATGGGGTAGTTTGCTGCTTGTTTGGAGATTGAAAGTGTATAGTGGTAATCAGAATGATATTTCAGCACTTACACTGCACACCAAAGGAATTAAAATACATGAGGTTGATGTTGCTGCCAAGAAGCTTGTGGAAATTGATTGCCTGCACGGCCATGTGCTGTTTCTTGGTCATAACCAGTCACTCTGTCTCAGCACTAAAGAATGCCCTGCTCTCAAGGAAAATCGTGTCTACTTTACTGACGATAATGAGTACATAGCTGTACATAAGGATAATCGTCGTGATATAGGACTACTTCGCTTGGATAATAATAGCTGGGAAAGCCTTGTGTTTCCTCAGCTTTGGTCCAACTGGCCTGCTCCTGTGTGGATTACACCCAATATTACAATGATGAAACTGTCGTTGAATAATTAG